The sequence tcgccacactggaccaccagggatgcccaccctggagcaccagggtgggcaagaaaaaaaaatggcaaaaaaaaaaaaagtctaaaaaataaataaaaaaaagcataaagaaaaaagatgccagtcagtgcccacaaatgggcactgactggcaacctgacaaaaatcagtgctgccaccccagtgtccatcagcgccaccccagtgtccatcagcgccaccccagtgtccatcagtgccaccccagtgtccatcagtgccaccccacagtgcccatccatgcccagtgcccacctatcagtgcccatctgtgccacccataagtatccatcagtgccgcccatgagtgcccatctgtgccgcctatgagtgcccagtgccgcccatgagtgcccatcagtgccgcctatgtgtgcccatcagtgccgcctatgtgtgcccatcagtgccgcctatgtgtgcccatcagtgccgcctatgtgtgcccatcagtgccgcctatgtgtgcccatcagtgtcgcataccagcgccgccaatcagtgccacctcatctgtgcccgtcagtactacctcatcgatgtccatcagtgccatctcatcggtgcccattagtgccgccatatcagtgcccgtaattgaaagagaaaacttatttacaaaaaaattaacagaaaaaaataaaaacgtatttttttttccaaattttcagcctatttttagttgttgcgcaaaaaaaaaaaatcgcagaggtgatcgaataccaccaaaagaaagctctatttgtggggaaaaaaggacgccaattttgtttgggtacagtgtagcatgaccgcgcaattgccattcaaagtgcgacagtgctgaaagctgaaaattggcttgggcgggaagctgcgtaagtacctgctatggaagtggttaaaaaaaacactagttagttaagttagcacaattctttttggtatcctaagcgatgctttaatttttttttaggttacatgtttagagttacagaggaggtctagtactagaattattgttctcgctctaacgatcgtggcgtatgtaacctgtgtgtatctggctctgatactaccagtgcctacccagccactgactagtatctctccccagcctgtccccacacaccctctcacctgctgacctgtggatgggggaatcactcctgcagtgttattgtgttctgccagtgagtacaatgatcagtgttgctaactatagctggcagcactgattgtttgggaaaaacctaacaggctggttgtactaaagtcgattaatagattgacttgtgtaaaaccagctagcccatacatagatcgactatggctggtctctgcataattggcgtaatttcaatccatgtatgacccacttaaccactacgcagtccctaaacatcattccactcctgtacatagtgcttactgtcatactctccacactcctctcctgtacatagtgctcactgtcatactctccacactcctctcctgtacatagtgctcactgtcatactctccacactcctctcctgtacatagtgcccactgtcatactttccacacttctctcctatacatagtgcccactgtcatacccttcacactcctctcctgtacatagtgcccactgtcataccctccacactcctctcctatacagagcgcccactgtcataccctccacactcctctcctgtacatagtgctcactgtcatactctccagactcctctcctgtacatagtgcccactgtcatactctccacacttctctcctatacatagtgctcactgtcataccctacacactcctctcctgtacatagtgcccactgtcacaccctacacactcctctcctatacagagcgcccactgtcatacccttcacactcctctcctatacatagtgcccactgtcataccctccacagtcctctcctatacatagcgttcactgtcataccctccacactcctctcctatacatagtgcccactatcataccgtccacattcctctcctgtacatactgcccactgttataccctccacactcctctcctgtacatactgccccatcataccctccacacttctctctggtacatactaccctctgtcatacctccacactcttcctgtacatactgccaattgtcatacccttcacactcctctcctgtacatagtgccttttgcactcctctcctgtacatagtgcccactgttagaccctccacattcctctccctcacctgcacatactttccacttatataccgtcctcccctatgtcgcttacccacaaaaacagttctttaaaattatactgaatatcctcaatgttaccagctctagaatagacacacttttgttagttcaactaaaggaaatatcagttctcatatttgttctgccccattattagtactcatttaattttgtgattactactatgatgtatagaggaacatcggggatctcagctactctaaatatagcacttaaataaaaaaagtgtccctgaaaatattttttaaatgttggcaactgtgcacttaggcactgcccaaggaccactgggtcagtaggggccccatgagaggctcctgggatcctgtgataataaagcggtagtaaactttcctgacattactactttttagaggccctggggtaggttatgccacaatgtacaagtatgcacagcatattagcacattagtgtacacttcaattttcagactgagctctccagtgctgcgctgtgatgaatcaggcgggacctggacacttccatcttcacccggtcttccttctgggttctgtgcctttggtcacttgccttggccgggctgcgttcatgtcattcccacgcatttatttattatttataaaaggccccaccaaaatcctcagcaccaggcccatgatgttcttaatttaGCCCTGGGGGGAGTGAGTCTACCCTCTCTCCACCTCTTCAACTTTCAATTTtcccttctttctcctttttttttcgcaTACTTTGTTTGTTTCTTTCAGTTCTTTCTTTAGGTGGCCCTAACTGTATGGGCAGCTTCTGGAACCCCATTTTATGTTCAGGTTTGTTAAAAATTGCAGCAGAGATATGTACCTTTCTCATTACTTATGAGCTCCACTCCATATGGTGAACACCgtgggccggattcatgtagctcagctgatctttagatccgctagatccacctggtttacgatccgccggtgcaatttagcgaggctagtgcatgattcataaagcacttacctcgcaaattgcaccgttggatcgtaactcccccccggcggaatgcaaattccgcggctagggggagtgtacaatttaaatcagatttaactgcgcatgcgccgctggcgaaaaagcccagtgcgcatgctccaaatgacgtcgctaggacgtcattgttagcggcgggtacgtcaattgcggccatcgggattcccgatcgacttatgcaaacgacgtaaaaattttgaatctcggcgtgggaacggcggccatacttaacattagctacccctcatatagcaggagtagctctccgccggaaaaagccgaacgcaaacaacgttgaaaaagagcgacgggcgggcgtgaatcggcggttctcctcatttgcatatgcgacgtgtaaaacaAAGCGACGACAccaagcggccggcgggagattacagcctaagattcgactggtgtaagtcccttacaccattcggatctaagggagatctatgcggaactgattcttatgaatcagtcgcatagctccgaccgtgggatctcacagattcgaccgtcgggtctcacagatacgacggcggatcaggagatccgccggcgtatctattgatgaatctggccccgtgtttTTATAGTAGTGTGGGATCCTGTTCTGAATACTGTATTGACTTGTCTATGGAATGGTCATTGTCTCTGCTTGTGACCTAAGTTGTTGCATTCCTATCTGTATGAAAATTACTAAATAAagagtgttaaaaaaaagaagaaaattgtaGGCATATAGAGAAATTAGCACAAAAGTGTAATAAATACAcacatactgtgtgtgtatgtatgtatgtatatatatatatatatatatatatatatatatatatatagctttacTAAGATGGAGTTTTCCTTATCATTGCAGTGTACATTTCATCCTCTAAACATGAGTGTTACGGCGTTCGATGACCAGTATGAAGACTGTACAAAAGAGATGGAGAGTGAAGTCCTACAGGGCCTActtgctaaagaaaaaaaagctgtcccAATATTTGGAAAAACTTGGGATAAGGCAGTAGAAACATGGAAGAATAAGAAATGGAGTTTACCAGATGGTATCCGAAAAGAGTATGGATTTGCCATCACCGCTTATACTGACAACAACTTTTATAAGGATTTCCACAAAGCAGTGAAAGATTATAAAGGCTGGGATCAGTTCCCTTACCATTCTATGCACTTCTTACTGACACGGGCCTTGGTTCTGCTTAGAACGGGCTGTCCAAAGACAACAACATTGTTCAGAGGGGTGAAAGACATATGTTTTAAACAGAAAAAAGGGACTGAGATCAGATTTGGCCAATTTGCCTCTTCATCTACGAGTAAAAAAGAAGCAGAGAAGTTTGACAAAGACACTTTCTTCAATTTAACCAGCTGCTTTGGCGTATCAATTAAAAATTATTCTTATTTTCCATATGAAGAAGAGGTCCTGATACCAGTAGATGAGGTTTTCAAAGTGACCAGTTTTACAGAAGAGGGAGGTCAAACCAGATTTGTCCTTGCAACAACAGAAAAGAGATGTCACAACTACAACTGTAACTACATGAATAAAGGTtagaaaatgttttcctttttgttgTTTACAGTTCGGTCAATGTGAAGAAGAATGTGGGTCCAACATAAGAAGTGATATTGCTCACTGTGCTAATCATATTCTCTGGTTCAGGGATGTTGAGATAGCTTGTGTGTTTTTGTATTGATATGAcattctgtacatttttttttttttacaggaaaaaaatcCAGTAAATGTGTGTACAATGGAGGTAAGCATGAAATCCCTTCTCAAACTGATCTTGTATTTATGATGTTCCTTCACTAAATCCCACCAATCTtatagtggttctaaagcctgaaGAGTGgagccagtggcgtcactagggttggtgtcacctggtgcggtaaaacacaacgtcacccccccccccaataatttcaattggggggggggggtgattgtggtTTAAGATTGTAGATCGGGAGGTGAGGTACATGGGACACTTGGCATGTATGCTGCCCCTgggattaggctgggttcacactatactacaagaCAGTagtacaactttcatcctactttgctctgcgacatcgatcctacatcggtcctacatccatccgactttcatgaacaggatactactttgatccaactttgtgatagtctgggattgttttgattggtcaaagaacaagtcagagtgagataaattccttttactgctgctgtaatcacatgtcggatgtcaaaagtcagatggtaaggacaaggctcctactttgatccgacttcaataatattgaatgggctgaagtaggaccaaagtagtacagggagcattttcaaagtcggaccgacttgtgtcggaccagttaagacatctCCCATAGGCAAACATTGATTTTTACACgtaatgcgacatgagctcccaatgtcggagcgtttgtcggaccagtgtgaacccagcctttgtCCTCCTGCTGTTCCCTGTTAGCCACCCCACATCAGTCTCAGATCCTGCCTAAATGCCTGCTGCTCTGATGTTGTTAATTAGCTGTCAGCCTGCTCTGAGCCTACCACTGATTATCTCAGCCGGAGTCTGCCCTGTCCTCAGCACTTACTTGCTGAAGGACAATGGTGTCACCAGGGTGGGGCCTGATAGGGCCACGACCCCCAAAATgtactctgtccccccccatgtgcccccacaAGTTAGGTACTGTACTGTTTTTTATATAACCAAAACAATTGCCGCCGGCCGGCGCTGCGGCTATACGAGTGTCCGCCCGCTGAATGACTCACCGTCACTATTCAGTCTGTCAGGTGACATCGCGTGATGGCCGCCGCTGTTGtttatgggagttgtagtctgcGCCGGCAGCTGCGTGCTCAAGCTCCCTGCTCCCGGGAGGTGGAGTCAGTCAgaggagagcagcgcagccagccTACGTGCGGTGCTACAACTCCCATCGAAGCGGTCGGATATTTTGCCTGCCTCTGCCTGGCTTGACACTGTGTAAAAACACCACGTGATGTTGCTGGCCTGGACACGCTGCTGCTGGCTGGTGGTGGCTGCAGACAGTACAGTAACAGTACTGTGGAACAACATCATCACCCACTACCCAGGACTGGAGGAAGGAAGCCGtggagaaggaggaagagaggaCCTGTCCTGCTGCTGCTGAGTCTGCCCGGCAAGCTAAGGTGAGAGATCTTTCCCCCCATACACCTCATTTACCAAGCCCATGGCCTGTGATTCCTGCTGGAAGCTGCCCATGGCCTTCAGGCTAGCAGGACCCACATGCCATtcacagctcccagcaggaccaacATGCCATGGCCAGCAGGACCAATAGGCTATTGTCTGCTCCCAGCAGGGCCCTATCggtcagtggccagcaggacccacaggtccgcaaCCAGCTCCCATAAGAACCAACAGGTCAGTGGCcacctcccagcaggacccacaggtcagtggccacctcccagcaggacccacaggtcagtggccacctcccagcaggacccacaggtcagtggccagctcacagaaggaccCACAGGTCAATGGCCAGCTCCCAGAAGGACCaacaggtcagtggccagcaggacccacgggtcagtggccagctcccagcaggacccacaggtcagtggccagctcccagcaggacccacaggtcagtggccagctctcagcaggacccacaggtcagtggccagctcccagcaggacccacaggtcagtggccagctcCCAGAAGGACCaacaggtcagtggccagctcCCAGAAGGACCaacaggtcagtggccagcaggacccacgggTCAGtgggcagctcccagcaggacccacaggtcagttGCCAGctaccagcaggacccacaggtcagtggccagctcccagcaggacccacaggtcagtggccagctcCCAGAAGGACCaacaggtcagtggccagcaggacccatgggtcagtggccagctcccagcaggacccacaggtcagttgccagctcccagcaggacccacgggtcagtggccagctcccagcaggacccacaggtcagtggccagctccctgcaggacccataggtcagtggccagcaggacccacaggtcagcaGCTTGTGGGCCCTGCTGGGatctggccactgacctgtgggtcctgctggccactagCCTAGGGTGACCAAAAGTCCCCAGCACCGCCAGATTACAAATATCTCCCGCTTACACATGCAGTCTATCAGTCTATCATAGGATTTTAAATTAGTATGTACATTTTAACTATAGACTTATATTAGCATTATAAAGGGCCAACCCTTCTGAGTATTTTTTCATGGAAGTAGGGCTAAATCATCTTTGCTTACAGGACAAGCTAGCTCATTATAgttggcagtggtgtatttaggttctgtgctgccctaggcctgactaaacttgtgcaccccctaatttaaatatgacccacccctttatgtcaagaccacacccctttctgtttaagtcctaccctgaaatttttgagtggggacactagtcatTATGGCCTGGGGGGAGCaatagattcccttaatttgcatagatttcctctcacttcctgtttggctattgaagggaaatctctgcaatgggacagggacaggggagggctggcagccttaggcctggggggcaagtccagtcaagtggcccatagagcgtggaaaagtgatggatcgaggaaaacagtctaagatttttcatgatcacaagagtccacacagaggcccccttacatcaaagtctgcaccgaggccccccttacatcagagtccacacagtggccccccttacatcagagtccacatagtggccccccttacatcagagtctgcacagtggccccccttacatttacatcagaggccccccttacatcagagtccacacagtggccccccttacatcagagtccacatagtggccccccttacatcagagtccgcacagtggccccccttacatcagagtccgcacagaggccccccttacatcagagtccaccagtgggaggtgagcagcggccgtgaactgtgttaacagagctccagcaggcatattcctgctctgcaaaaacagcatttggtagtggtggccggtggctgtgcatagtgtcaccagcccggggggagatttccaccctgccccccctgccagccctcccctggacagggatggtaaaaaattaactgacaggggctataaccctcccttactctatccaaaatgaaaaaaaaaaagttttacctatacagtggaaccttggattaagagcataatccattccaggagaatgcttgtaatccaaagtactatttcaaagcgagtttccccatagaagtcaatggaaacaaagataatttgttccgcattgacttctattgcatgcaataccgcatgtggccagaggtggggggcaccggagagccttggGAACAGCTTGACTGATCTCGCAAAGGTTCGGAAAtactcgggaacggagtatttccaagtGATTCCGAATATTTCTGAACCATTCCGAGTGTCAtcggtgcccccgcacctctggtcaaACGCGGTACTGCTAACCCTATTAGCTTGAaaccggcagggactctttccatgctgcccccctaggcctgggccaggatacagcattgataGTTGGCCCTTCATAATGCAAATTTTTGTCTATGGCTATGGGTCATGTTAAAGGCACTCTCCAGCTTCCTTCTGGGAAGTATGCCTAGGGACTTTTTTGCATCTTGATAAAAGTCCAGAGTTGGACTGAAACGTTGACGCTCAAGTGTATTGTATGTTGCACAAATAAAACAAAGGTGAATTTTAAGACCTCTGGAGTGCAttctattattgtttatttttatttttttatgaaaatgtgtgtgtgtgtgtatatgtatgtgtgtgtgtatgtatgtatgtatgtatgtgtgtatactgtgtgtatatatatatattagggttgtcccgataacgagcatttgtgcgagtacttgtactcgcacaaatgctcccgatgcctgatctgATACCCGGAAGTCGGCAGACAGAGAGGCGGTGGAGCCAGTGGGGTGGCGTGGACGGCGCTGTGGCACCGGGTGCATACATTTAGGGGGATGCCAGGCAGTGTGTGTCACTGCCGGATCCGTCCCCCTAATGTTCCTGTGTCCCTGTGCCCTGTGAATGGTCGTGTACGGCGGCGGGGCTATTGGCTAATAAGGCTGCAATGGCCTATCCGTGGTCACGGCGCGGCTAGCCAATCTGTGATCACGGCGGGGCTGGTCCCGCCTCCTTCTAGCCTCCGGACCGATATGCTatcttcccctcctccaggctccccctctcctccggACACCCTCTCTTCACCTCCTCCAGGCTGATGGAAGACACAAGCTGCAGGTGAGACTGTCagccagagagagagatcagaggaGTTTAGACAAGTCAGTATTGgtcagtacaggcataccccacttttaagtacacaacgggaccagagcatggaTGTAaagcgaaaatgtacttaaagcggtagttcacccacaatcccatgatgttaccatcgagacaggcattgtagcgcgagctacagtatgcctgtcccgatttttttaaccccgtactcacctcgtagtcgtccatcgtagattccggctcccgcggggaatgggcgtgcctatggagagggaggatgattgacggccggccctggcacgtcactctccccgaagacagccggagtaggtctcggctcttcacggcgcgtgcgcacaggctatgcgcacgcgtcgtgaagaccaagcctatttcggctatttccggagaagcgtgacgcgccagagccggccgtcaatcatcctccgtctccagaggcacgcccattccccggtatcttcgatggacgactacaaggtgagtatggggggaaaaaattcgggacaggcatactgtagctcgcgctacagtgcctgatttaaaggtaaaagaaaaattttttttttttttactgtcgatagggtgaacccccgctttaaagtgaagcaatgccttttttcacttctaggctgtagtgggggtgccaggggctttagtgggggcatcaggggaacactcacatgtaaataagctcatctgatgcaagggggggccgctccaatccatcccccggacattgcgctgtgcacaaaggacagtgctattgagaggctggatggcattctgtggctgacagggaagcctgaaaaaacacGGAGGGGATGTGATGTTACCGGAGGTGGGGAGGCAGCCAGGATACAGTAAGAGCACACTGGAACTAGGCAGGCTAAGTGCTCAGAACTTCAGTTCCGTCTAATGCGGGTGCACGGCGCGGGAATATTTGTACTTGTGAGACACTTTACGTATACTCGCGGGCatgtccgtactcgcgagtgtacgtaaagtgagtgtccgtaaagcggggtatgcctgtatatagtgtagtggacagtgcagtggtcagtagtGCCATCCATTCATCAGTgacccctgtcagtgccatccatcagtcagtgccatccatcagtcagtgcccctctgtcagtgccatccatccgtcagtgcccctctgtcagtgccatccatccgtcagtgcccctctgtcagtgccatccatccgtcagtgcccctctgtcagtgccatccatctgtcagtgccccctgtcagtacCATCCAtccgccagtgccacctatccgtcaCTGCCCcgcgtcagtgccatccatcagtgccatccattcatCAATGCCCCCGTCAGTGCCAttcatccgtcagtgcccccccatcagtgccattcatccgtcagtgccccccctgtcagtgccattcatccgtcagtgcccccccatcagtgccatccattcgtcagtgcccccctgtcagtggcatccatccgtcagtgccatccatcagtgcccctGTCATGCCCATTGTTAaaattgtcacatgacattaaaaaaaagtatcggtattcggtatcggcgagtacttgaaaaaaagtatcagtacttgtactcggtcctaaaaaagtggtattgggacaaccctaattaatatatatatgtgtgtgtatatatatatagttggcccccctacttttgtccttgtccccccatgtgccccaccctaattaatatatatatgtgtgtgtgtgtgtgtgtgtgtgtgtgtgtgtgtgtgtatgtatgtatgtatatatatatatatatatatatatatatatatatatatatatatatatatagttggcccccctacttttgtccttgT comes from Rana temporaria chromosome 2, aRanTem1.1, whole genome shotgun sequence and encodes:
- the LOC120928188 gene encoding ecto-ADP-ribosyltransferase 5-like → MSVTAFDDQYEDCTKEMESEVLQGLLAKEKKAVPIFGKTWDKAVETWKNKKWSLPDGIRKEYGFAITAYTDNNFYKDFHKAVKDYKGWDQFPYHSMHFLLTRALVLLRTGCPKTTTLFRGVKDICFKQKKGTEIRFGQFASSSTSKKEAEKFDKDTFFNLTSCFGVSIKNYSYFPYEEEVLIPVDEVFKVTSFTEEGGQTRFVLATTEKRCHNYNCNYMNKG